A segment of the Rhodothermales bacterium genome:
CTCCCGCGCGAAGCGCTTCGCCGATCTCAAGCCCGCCGTATCGTTTACACTTTTCCTGGGTGCGGTCAGTGCCGTGTTCACGGTGGTCGCCGGCCTCCTCCTGGCCGCGAGCGGCGACTACGGGGGCGACGACCTCTGGTGGCACAAGTGGCTCGGCATCGGCGTGGCGGTGCTCTCCGTCGTGGCCTACTTCTTCAAACGCAAGACGCTCTCGGCCACCCCGACGCCCCGCGCCCGGTCGCTCTACGCCGGCTCACTCGTCGCATCGGTGCTTGTCCTGACCGTAGCGAGCCACTTTGGCGGCTCCCTCACCCACGGCGAGGACTACTTCACCAGCTACATGCCCGAGCCCTTCCGCTCCCTCGCCGGCATCCCGCCCCGCGAGCAGCCGGACGCACAGATCGTCATCGAAAACATCGACGAAGCCGTACTCTTCACGGACATCGTCCACCCGATCATGGATGCCCGGTGCATTAGCTGCCACAATTCAAAAAAAGAAGAAGGTGAACTCCTACTCACGACGCCCGCAGAGATCATGGAGGGCGGCGAAAACGGGATCATTCTCACGGCCGGCGACGCTGCAAACAGCGAACTCTACCGCCGCATCACGCTCGAGGAAGCCCACGACGACCACATGCCGCCCAGCGGCCGACGCCCACTCACCGACGACCAGATCGCGCTCATCGGCTGGTGGATCGACAGCGGCGCGTCGTTCGATCAGAAGGTGGCGCAGGTCGAGGTGCCGGCGAGGGTCATGACCATCCTCGAACGCCTGACCGAAAAAGAAGACGAATCCCTCGCCATCCAGGTCCCGCCGGCGGACCCTCAGGCCCTGGAAGCGCTCGCCGCCTACGGCGTCCTGGCGATGCCGCTTTCGGTAGAGACCAACCTGCTCCAGATTCAGGCCATCAACGTGCGCGACCGCTTCGGCGACGAGCAGATGGCCCTGCTCGAGCCCGTGGCCGAACAGATCGCGTGGCTTAACCTGGGCAACACGCCGCTCACGGACGCCGGCCTCGCCGCCGTCGCCGGCTTCACGAACCTCTCTCGGCTGCACCTGGAAAAAACGAAGGTGACGGACGCCGGCCTGGCTCACCTCGTGGACCTGAACTACCTCTCTTACCTCAACCTCTACGGCACCGCCGTGTCGGACGCCGGCCTGGCCCATCTGGAAGCCCTGAACAACCTGAAATCGCTCTACCTGTGGGAGTCGAACGTAACCGCCGCCGGCGCCGACAGCCTGCGGAGCGCCCTGCCGGAAGTCGACATCAATATGGGGTGGGAGATGACCAGCGCCTCGGAACAGACCCCGCCGGCGGGGTCGGCCACAGAATAAG
Coding sequences within it:
- a CDS encoding c-type cytochrome domain-containing protein, whose translation is MGVLLAFVVLVATTGAPIPSAAAPAVLLQEADAGQEAVEEAVEEPVEEPAEEAGPESPTPLVTRLLDIDPENPADGIVFAGRFHPLLVHMPIGLLLLAFLMEFLSRAKRFADLKPAVSFTLFLGAVSAVFTVVAGLLLAASGDYGGDDLWWHKWLGIGVAVLSVVAYFFKRKTLSATPTPRARSLYAGSLVASVLVLTVASHFGGSLTHGEDYFTSYMPEPFRSLAGIPPREQPDAQIVIENIDEAVLFTDIVHPIMDARCISCHNSKKEEGELLLTTPAEIMEGGENGIILTAGDAANSELYRRITLEEAHDDHMPPSGRRPLTDDQIALIGWWIDSGASFDQKVAQVEVPARVMTILERLTEKEDESLAIQVPPADPQALEALAAYGVLAMPLSVETNLLQIQAINVRDRFGDEQMALLEPVAEQIAWLNLGNTPLTDAGLAAVAGFTNLSRLHLEKTKVTDAGLAHLVDLNYLSYLNLYGTAVSDAGLAHLEALNNLKSLYLWESNVTAAGADSLRSALPEVDINMGWEMTSASEQTPPAGSATE